In Prescottella soli, a genomic segment contains:
- a CDS encoding RidA family protein: MADTTQSWTARLAELGIDLPPVAAPVAAYVPAVRTGNHVHTSGQLPFVDGKLPIVGKLGADVSEADAKAAARQCALNALAAVDALVGLDSIVRIVKVVGFVASAEGFTGQPGVINGASEFLGEVFGDAGIHARSAVGVAELPLGSPVEVELIAEVR; the protein is encoded by the coding sequence GTGGCAGACACCACACAGTCCTGGACCGCGCGCCTGGCCGAACTGGGCATCGACCTGCCGCCGGTGGCCGCGCCCGTCGCCGCGTACGTGCCGGCCGTCCGCACCGGAAACCACGTCCACACCTCGGGTCAGCTGCCGTTCGTCGACGGCAAGCTGCCGATCGTCGGCAAGCTCGGCGCGGACGTCTCGGAGGCCGACGCGAAGGCCGCCGCCCGCCAGTGCGCGCTGAACGCGCTCGCCGCCGTGGACGCCCTGGTCGGCCTGGATTCGATCGTGCGCATCGTCAAGGTCGTCGGCTTCGTGGCCTCGGCCGAGGGCTTCACCGGTCAGCCCGGCGTGATCAACGGCGCGTCCGAGTTCCTCGGTGAGGTGTTCGGGGACGCCGGGATCCACGCGCGGTCGGCGGTCGGCGTCGCCGAGCTGCCGCTCGGGTCGCCCGTCGAGGTCGAACTCATCGCCGAGGTGCGCTGA
- a CDS encoding RidA family protein, with protein sequence MSDNAAKVIERLARPRGRFPHVKVAGDFVYVSGTSSRRPDNTFVGVEVDEMGTTNLDIRAQTRAVIENIRSILAEVGADLSDLVQVTSYLVSMNDFGGYNEVYAEMFDETGPTRTTVAVHQLPHPHLLIEIQGVAYLPAHRRTNAPDTEDRS encoded by the coding sequence ATGAGCGACAACGCCGCCAAGGTCATCGAACGCCTCGCCAGGCCACGCGGACGCTTCCCGCACGTGAAGGTGGCCGGAGACTTCGTGTACGTCTCCGGCACCAGTTCGCGTCGCCCGGACAACACGTTCGTCGGCGTCGAGGTCGACGAGATGGGGACCACGAACCTCGACATCCGTGCCCAGACCCGCGCGGTGATCGAGAACATCCGCTCGATCCTCGCCGAGGTGGGCGCCGACCTGAGCGACCTCGTGCAGGTGACGTCGTACCTGGTGTCGATGAACGACTTCGGCGGCTACAACGAGGTCTACGCCGAGATGTTCGACGAGACCGGACCCACCCGCACCACCGTTGCGGTGCACCAGCTTCCGCACCCACACCTGCTCATCGAGATCCAGGGTGTCGCCTACCTGCCCGCGCACCGCCGCACGAACGCCCCCGACACGGAGGACCGCTCATGA
- a CDS encoding TetR family transcriptional regulator translates to MPGAQPVTSLTARRKAQTQLEISRRAAELFSARGASSVTAEEIAAAAGIGLRTFYRYFRTKEDAVSPLLAGGVTNWITYLTEEADASGATSVGQALERATRRALTPSEDVTEEMLQWTRGLLRTVNDEPALHAVWLRVQHDSEEGLVAALTPLVGPDADPLTVRLLAAAANAAMRIAVETWAATDAPTTGPDGPAELAVDCMRRLVDHANARSTENN, encoded by the coding sequence ATGCCCGGCGCGCAGCCCGTGACGTCGCTGACAGCGCGACGCAAGGCGCAGACACAACTCGAGATCTCCCGACGCGCGGCCGAGCTGTTCTCCGCGCGCGGGGCGTCGTCGGTGACCGCAGAGGAGATCGCCGCGGCGGCGGGAATCGGCCTGCGCACCTTCTACCGCTACTTCCGCACCAAGGAGGACGCCGTCTCGCCGCTCCTCGCGGGCGGGGTGACCAACTGGATCACGTACCTCACCGAAGAGGCGGATGCGTCCGGGGCCACATCCGTCGGCCAGGCCCTCGAGCGCGCGACGCGGCGGGCCCTGACGCCGTCGGAGGACGTCACCGAGGAGATGCTGCAGTGGACCCGGGGCCTGCTGCGGACGGTGAACGACGAACCCGCTCTGCACGCGGTGTGGCTTCGCGTGCAACACGATTCGGAGGAGGGTCTGGTCGCGGCGCTGACACCGCTGGTCGGCCCGGATGCCGATCCGCTGACCGTCCGACTCCTCGCGGCCGCCGCGAACGCCGCGATGCGGATCGCGGTCGAGACGTGGGCCGCAACCGACGCCCCCACCACCGGCCCGGACGGACCCGCGGAACTCGCGGTCGACTGCATGCGCCGCCTCGTCGATCACGCAAACGCGCGCAGCACCGAAAACAACTGA
- a CDS encoding alpha/beta fold hydrolase → MGIENRDDVTATYVLIHGAGADSWCWHRVRPLLEAAGHTAITPDLPVSDDTAGLTEYVDAVRRAVGTREHVTVVAHSFGGFIGPIVAEHLRVDLLVLLHAMIPLPGEAPGQWWSATGREQARRRDDDLHGTAAGEDEFWAHDTPPASPPTPCPATTSRCWATPNASPNGSRPTTGPCATAERATRDGRQHRVAPRLTFPTVHR, encoded by the coding sequence ATGGGGATCGAGAATCGTGACGATGTGACGGCGACGTATGTCCTGATTCATGGCGCCGGGGCCGACTCCTGGTGCTGGCACCGCGTCCGACCGCTGCTCGAAGCTGCCGGGCACACCGCGATCACGCCCGACCTGCCCGTCTCAGACGACACCGCGGGTCTGACCGAGTACGTCGACGCCGTACGGCGGGCCGTCGGCACCCGAGAGCACGTGACCGTGGTCGCGCACTCCTTCGGCGGCTTCATCGGCCCGATCGTTGCCGAGCATCTCCGGGTCGACCTGCTCGTCCTGTTGCACGCCATGATTCCCCTGCCCGGGGAAGCCCCCGGCCAGTGGTGGAGCGCGACCGGCCGTGAACAGGCGCGTCGACGCGACGACGACCTGCACGGCACGGCGGCCGGCGAGGACGAGTTCTGGGCGCACGACACACCCCCGGCATCGCCGCCGACACCATGCCCGGCGACCACCTCCCGATGCTGGGCCACCCCGAATGCCTCGCCGAACGGCTCGAGGCCTACCACAGGGCCGTGCGCGACGGCGGAACGAGCCACCCGTGACGGCCGGCAACACCGGGTCGCGCCGCGGCTGACATTTCCGACCGTTCACCGTTAA
- a CDS encoding SGNH/GDSL hydrolase family protein produces the protein MRVKVLRSVVVAAAVAIGVVGLPAVASADPGGGPTYYLALGDSLAAGYQPNTGHDEPVSYTHDIYNALKASDPNLEFVNLGCDGETTATMINGGRCTYPGATSQLDAATKFLAAHKGKVEYVTEDIGANDVYHCLSGGSGSLGSSGVPDVGCIAQSLATVEQNLTKINSQLRDAGGDGPRYVGMNYYDPALAGWLQGGLTRVVAAGTAALNNLFAATIEKANSSAGWKTADVSTAFSNNDFTPVDVPGFGTLPKNVGRICEWTWMCTQYRDIHANPTGHQVIADTFLPLLEAGGPGSLASSGSSGSSGSSGSLGSSGSSGSTGSGS, from the coding sequence ATGCGTGTGAAGGTTCTACGATCCGTGGTGGTTGCTGCGGCGGTAGCGATCGGAGTGGTCGGACTGCCGGCCGTGGCTTCGGCGGATCCCGGTGGAGGGCCGACCTACTATCTGGCACTGGGCGATTCGTTGGCGGCGGGATATCAACCGAACACCGGCCACGACGAGCCGGTGTCCTACACCCACGACATCTACAACGCACTGAAGGCGTCGGATCCGAATCTGGAGTTCGTCAACCTGGGATGTGACGGCGAGACAACGGCGACGATGATCAATGGCGGCAGATGCACCTATCCGGGTGCGACGTCGCAGCTCGACGCCGCGACGAAGTTCCTCGCGGCGCACAAGGGCAAGGTCGAGTACGTGACCGAGGACATCGGCGCGAACGACGTGTATCACTGCCTGTCGGGCGGCTCCGGATCGCTCGGCTCGTCCGGTGTTCCGGATGTGGGCTGCATCGCGCAGTCCCTGGCCACGGTGGAGCAGAATCTCACCAAGATCAACAGTCAGCTGCGTGACGCCGGCGGCGACGGGCCGCGATACGTCGGTATGAATTACTACGACCCGGCGTTGGCGGGCTGGCTCCAGGGCGGGCTGACCCGTGTGGTCGCGGCCGGGACCGCCGCGTTGAACAATCTGTTCGCTGCCACGATCGAGAAGGCCAATTCGTCGGCCGGTTGGAAGACGGCGGATGTGTCTACTGCGTTCTCGAACAACGACTTCACCCCGGTCGATGTCCCCGGCTTCGGCACGCTGCCGAAGAACGTGGGGCGGATCTGCGAGTGGACGTGGATGTGCACGCAGTACCGAGACATCCACGCCAACCCGACAGGGCATCAGGTGATCGCCGACACCTTCCTGCCCCTGCTGGAGGCGGGCGGGCCCGGTTCCTTGGCGTCGTCCGGGTCCAGCGGCTCGAGTGGCTCCAGTGGCTCGCTCGGTTCCAGCGGCTCGAGTGGGTCGACCGGATCAGGGTCGTAG
- a CDS encoding MBL fold metallo-hydrolase, protein MTLQHPAYAQLRQVTPSAAVMLENNPSMYSLEGTNTWILRAPGSDECVVVDPGDDDAEHLARVAGVGTVVLTLISHRHHDHTGGIDRFFELTGAPVRAVREEFRRGGGGDLVHGEVIEAAGLTLRVLRTPGHTADSVSFVIEGEGSVLTADTILGRGTTVLDASDGNLRDYLESMRVLIELGPGRTVLPGHGPELPDLEAVAKYYLAHREERLAQVRGALDVLGADADVRSVVEHVYTDIDETLWPAAEQSVRVQLEYLRG, encoded by the coding sequence ATGACGCTTCAGCACCCCGCGTACGCCCAGTTGCGCCAGGTCACGCCTAGTGCGGCGGTGATGCTCGAGAACAACCCGAGCATGTACTCGCTGGAGGGCACCAACACCTGGATCCTGCGGGCCCCGGGCAGTGACGAGTGCGTCGTGGTCGACCCGGGCGACGACGACGCGGAGCACCTGGCGCGGGTCGCGGGCGTCGGGACCGTGGTGCTCACCCTGATCTCGCACCGCCACCACGACCACACCGGCGGCATCGATCGGTTCTTCGAACTGACCGGTGCCCCGGTGCGCGCGGTGCGGGAGGAGTTCCGGCGCGGCGGAGGCGGAGACCTCGTGCATGGTGAGGTCATCGAGGCCGCCGGCCTGACGCTGCGGGTGCTGCGCACGCCCGGGCACACCGCAGACTCGGTGTCGTTCGTCATCGAGGGGGAGGGCTCGGTGCTCACCGCCGACACCATCCTCGGCCGCGGCACCACCGTCCTCGACGCGTCGGACGGCAATCTGCGCGACTACCTCGAATCGATGCGGGTTCTCATCGAACTGGGCCCGGGCCGGACGGTCCTGCCCGGACACGGCCCGGAACTGCCCGACCTCGAGGCGGTCGCCAAGTACTACCTCGCGCACCGCGAGGAACGGCTCGCGCAGGTCCGGGGCGCGCTCGATGTCCTCGGCGCCGACGCCGACGTGCGGTCCGTGGTCGAGCACGTCTACACCGACATCGACGAGACCTTGTGGCCCGCCGCCGAGCAGTCGGTGCGGGTGCAGTTGGAGTATCTGCGGGGCTGA
- a CDS encoding 3-hydroxyanthranilate 3,4-dioxygenase: MTVIPPVIDFQKWIAENRHLLAPPVNNQTMALGDDFIVQVVGGPNQRTDYHLDPYEEWFYQIEGDIHVDVMTEDGPQRVHIREGETWLLPGNLPHSPQRPTAGSIGLVIERVRREGTLEKFQWYCLECNNLIHEIELQVRDIVADLPPVFVQFYEDEQARTCGNCGALHPGKG; this comes from the coding sequence ATGACCGTCATCCCGCCCGTCATCGACTTCCAGAAGTGGATCGCCGAGAACCGGCACCTGCTCGCGCCGCCGGTCAACAACCAGACGATGGCGCTCGGCGACGACTTCATCGTCCAGGTGGTCGGCGGCCCCAACCAGCGCACCGACTACCACCTCGACCCGTACGAGGAGTGGTTCTACCAGATCGAGGGCGACATCCACGTCGACGTCATGACCGAGGACGGACCCCAGCGGGTCCACATCCGCGAGGGCGAGACCTGGCTGCTCCCCGGCAATCTGCCGCATTCGCCGCAGCGCCCGACCGCCGGCTCGATCGGTCTGGTCATCGAGCGCGTGCGCCGTGAGGGCACCCTCGAGAAGTTCCAGTGGTACTGCCTCGAGTGCAACAACCTGATCCACGAGATCGAACTCCAGGTGCGCGACATCGTCGCCGACCTGCCGCCAGTGTTCGTGCAGTTCTACGAGGACGAGCAGGCCCGCACGTGCGGCAACTGCGGTGCCCTCCATCCCGGAAAGGGCTGA
- a CDS encoding amidohydrolase family protein produces MSGIIDVHTHYVPKGWPDLTADAGPDAPWLRVESESEAVIMMGSKEFRRIQADAWDAETRLRDMDADGVRTQVVSPTPAFFNYGRTGEQAERISRIFNDLALEIVAPAPDRLIPFCQVPLQDADAACREVERCVANGHRGVEIGNHVGDRDLDSEGVVTFLQHCASLDVPVFVHPWDMDSSPRLNRWMAQWLTAMPAETHLSILALILGGVFDRIDERLKIGFAHGGGSFAFWLGRMENAWHRRNDIIGTSEMPPSHYLGRFYVDSVVFDDRALRLLVDTVGVERVMVGSDYPYPLGERPVGEVVRKSEFLDEASRGLIQRGNAERFLGISDIP; encoded by the coding sequence GTGAGCGGCATCATCGACGTCCACACCCACTACGTTCCCAAGGGGTGGCCGGACCTGACCGCCGACGCCGGACCCGACGCCCCCTGGCTGCGCGTCGAGAGCGAGTCCGAGGCTGTCATCATGATGGGCTCCAAGGAGTTCCGTCGAATCCAGGCCGACGCCTGGGACGCGGAAACTCGACTGCGGGACATGGACGCCGACGGCGTCCGGACCCAGGTGGTGTCCCCGACGCCGGCGTTCTTCAACTACGGGCGCACCGGCGAGCAGGCCGAGCGGATCTCGCGGATCTTCAACGACCTCGCGCTCGAGATCGTCGCCCCGGCGCCCGACCGGCTGATCCCGTTCTGCCAGGTGCCGCTGCAGGACGCCGACGCGGCCTGCCGCGAGGTGGAGCGCTGCGTGGCCAACGGGCACCGCGGCGTCGAGATCGGCAACCACGTCGGCGACCGGGACCTCGACAGCGAGGGCGTGGTGACGTTCCTGCAGCACTGTGCGTCGCTCGACGTCCCGGTGTTCGTGCATCCCTGGGACATGGACTCGTCACCGCGCCTGAACCGGTGGATGGCGCAATGGCTCACCGCGATGCCCGCCGAGACGCACCTGTCGATCCTCGCGCTGATCCTGGGCGGCGTCTTCGACCGCATCGACGAGCGACTGAAGATCGGATTCGCCCACGGCGGCGGCTCGTTCGCGTTCTGGCTCGGCCGGATGGAGAACGCGTGGCACCGGCGCAACGACATCATCGGTACGTCGGAGATGCCGCCGTCGCACTACCTCGGCCGGTTCTACGTGGACTCCGTGGTGTTCGACGACCGCGCCCTGCGCCTGCTGGTCGACACCGTCGGCGTCGAGCGCGTGATGGTGGGCAGCGACTACCCGTACCCGCTGGGCGAGCGTCCGGTGGGCGAGGTGGTGCGCAAGAGCGAGTTCCTCGACGAGGCCTCGCGTGGGCTGATCCAGCGCGGCAACGCCGAACGCTTCCTGGGGATCTCCGATATCCCCTGA
- a CDS encoding 2-keto-4-pentenoate hydratase: protein MSLNSREIAALAERLDEAQTEIHDTTSLADDTDVDIDDAYRIQAGVVERRLGRGEELVGVKLGFTSKAKMAQMGVSDVIVGRLTDAMRADDGGEVALRRFIHPKIEPEIAYRLCRDVDLDDPVVDIASCVDAVAPAMEIIDSRYRDFRFTYTDVVADNTSAAAYVIGPWSDLQDVADRAVRMTVGDETVAGTTAAILDDPVNALHALLDMCRRRRIPLRAGDVVLAGAATAAVPLTATVARCEIAGLGAVTVKGIA, encoded by the coding sequence ATGTCACTGAACAGCAGGGAAATCGCGGCCCTGGCCGAACGCCTCGACGAGGCACAGACCGAAATCCACGACACGACGAGCCTCGCCGACGACACCGACGTCGACATCGACGACGCGTACCGCATCCAGGCGGGCGTCGTCGAACGTCGACTCGGGCGCGGTGAGGAGCTCGTCGGCGTCAAGCTCGGGTTCACCAGCAAGGCGAAGATGGCGCAGATGGGAGTCTCCGACGTGATCGTCGGCAGGCTCACCGACGCGATGCGGGCCGACGACGGCGGGGAGGTGGCACTGCGCCGCTTCATCCACCCGAAGATCGAGCCCGAGATCGCGTACCGACTGTGCCGCGACGTCGACCTGGACGACCCGGTCGTGGACATCGCCTCCTGCGTCGACGCCGTCGCGCCGGCCATGGAGATCATCGACTCCCGCTACCGGGACTTCCGTTTCACGTACACCGACGTCGTCGCGGACAACACGTCGGCGGCGGCGTACGTGATCGGGCCGTGGTCCGACCTGCAGGACGTCGCCGACCGCGCGGTGCGGATGACGGTCGGCGACGAGACCGTCGCCGGGACCACCGCGGCCATCCTCGACGACCCCGTCAACGCGCTGCACGCGTTGCTCGACATGTGCCGGCGCCGCCGGATTCCGCTGCGCGCCGGCGACGTCGTGCTCGCGGGGGCGGCGACCGCCGCGGTGCCGCTGACCGCGACTGTCGCCCGGTGCGAGATCGCCGGACTGGGCGCCGTGACCGTGAAGGGAATCGCATGA
- a CDS encoding 2-hydroxymuconic semialdehyde dehydrogenase has product MTSSLDGWIRNFVDGAFVDPDPQRGFDQTDPATGRVLAQVHEADQALVDRAVTSARRALADGWADTPVRERAALLRRAADRIEERFEEFVAAEMADTGKPITQARELDVARALTNFRTFADIVSAAGQESFMTDLAGGRQALNYAVRKPLGVVAVIVPWNLPLLLLTWKVAPALACGNAVVVKPSEETPATATLLAEVLAEVGLPAGVYNVVHGFGGNSAGEYLTTHPGIDGVTFTGSSATGSHVMKTVAPRVRPVSFELGGKNAAVVFDDVDLDEALTGLTKSVFTNTGQVCLCTERVYVQRAIFDDVVTGLAERAEQLRLGDPTDADTTTGPLISQAHRDKVLRYFRMAEQSGAKVVTGGGVPDLGERLAYGSWIQPTLWTGLTNEDAVLREEIFGPVAALVPFDTEEEAIALANDTKYGLAASVWTNDLRRGHRVAQKMNVGISWVNTWFTRELRSPFGGVGLSGIGREGGESSLHFYTEPTNVCVAL; this is encoded by the coding sequence ATGACTTCATCCCTCGACGGCTGGATCCGTAACTTCGTCGACGGCGCATTCGTCGATCCCGACCCGCAGCGGGGCTTCGACCAGACCGACCCCGCGACCGGGCGGGTGCTCGCCCAGGTCCACGAGGCCGACCAGGCGCTCGTCGACCGCGCCGTGACCTCGGCCCGGCGTGCCCTCGCGGACGGCTGGGCCGACACCCCGGTCCGGGAACGCGCCGCACTGCTGCGCCGCGCTGCGGACCGGATCGAGGAACGCTTCGAGGAGTTCGTCGCCGCCGAGATGGCGGACACCGGCAAGCCGATCACCCAGGCGCGCGAGCTCGACGTGGCCCGTGCGCTCACCAATTTCCGGACCTTCGCCGATATCGTCTCCGCGGCCGGTCAGGAATCGTTCATGACCGACCTGGCCGGGGGACGGCAGGCGCTCAACTACGCGGTCCGCAAGCCGCTCGGCGTCGTCGCGGTCATCGTCCCGTGGAATCTGCCGCTGCTGCTGCTCACGTGGAAGGTCGCGCCCGCCCTCGCGTGCGGCAACGCGGTGGTGGTCAAGCCCAGCGAGGAGACCCCGGCGACGGCGACCCTGCTCGCCGAGGTGCTCGCCGAGGTCGGTCTGCCCGCCGGCGTCTACAACGTCGTGCACGGCTTCGGCGGCAACTCCGCCGGCGAGTACCTCACGACGCATCCCGGCATCGACGGCGTCACCTTCACAGGCTCGTCCGCGACCGGCTCGCACGTGATGAAAACCGTTGCGCCGCGCGTCCGCCCGGTCTCCTTCGAGCTCGGCGGCAAGAACGCGGCCGTCGTGTTCGACGACGTCGACCTCGACGAGGCGCTGACCGGACTGACCAAGTCGGTGTTCACCAACACCGGCCAGGTGTGTCTGTGCACCGAGCGCGTGTACGTGCAGCGGGCGATCTTCGACGACGTCGTCACCGGTCTGGCGGAGCGCGCCGAGCAGCTGCGCCTGGGTGACCCGACCGACGCCGACACCACCACCGGACCGCTCATCTCGCAGGCCCACCGCGACAAGGTGCTGCGCTACTTCCGGATGGCCGAACAGTCCGGCGCGAAGGTCGTCACCGGTGGCGGCGTTCCGGACCTCGGTGAGAGGCTCGCGTACGGGTCGTGGATCCAGCCCACGCTGTGGACGGGTCTGACGAACGAGGACGCCGTGCTCCGCGAGGAAATCTTCGGACCGGTCGCAGCACTGGTGCCCTTCGACACCGAAGAGGAGGCGATCGCGCTGGCCAACGACACCAAGTACGGCCTCGCCGCATCGGTGTGGACCAACGACCTGCGGCGCGGACACCGCGTCGCGCAGAAGATGAACGTCGGAATCTCGTGGGTCAACACGTGGTTCACGCGTGAACTGCGCTCCCCGTTCGGCGGTGTCGGGCTCTCCGGCATCGGCCGCGAGGGTGGCGAGTCGTCGTTGCACTTCTACACCGAGCCCACGAACGTGTGCGTGGCGCTGTGA
- a CDS encoding MFS transporter: MTDSTTRGRGAAPAAAARSRVALATLAGTTLEWYDFFLYGTAAALIFNKQFFPSLSPTAGTLAAFSTFAVGFIARPLGGLVFGHFGDRIGRKATLVVSLLMMGIGSTLIGLIPNYDAIGVWAPILLVAMRVVQGIGLGGEGAGATLMSMEHAPAGKKNLYAGFPQMGTPAGLVLANGIFLTTSSVMSDSAFTSWGWRIPFLLSIVLVAIGLIIRLRVTESPSFTGIVENNEVSRFPLREALDVGFTRLILTLLAVLANSAVAYAFMVFSLAYGTRHLGYDKQFLILSVTAAAVLWFASIPVWTRVADKHGRRTMFIAGSAAILVWCVVFFPLLNTENTVVAVIAFLGMGLIVPVTHCVQGSIIADTFPAKVRYSGSSLILQSGAILGGGLAPLIATALLDATGSSTGVTWYLAIICTISLFGAIALFRVVPDSSRGLQHDEEPAAVSA, encoded by the coding sequence ATGACCGACAGCACGACACGAGGTAGGGGCGCCGCCCCCGCCGCGGCCGCGCGCAGCCGCGTCGCCCTGGCGACCCTGGCCGGCACCACGCTCGAGTGGTACGACTTCTTCCTCTACGGCACGGCCGCTGCACTGATCTTCAACAAGCAGTTCTTCCCCAGCCTGAGCCCCACCGCCGGGACCCTCGCCGCGTTCAGTACGTTCGCGGTCGGGTTCATCGCCCGGCCCCTCGGCGGCCTGGTGTTCGGCCACTTCGGTGACCGGATCGGGCGCAAGGCGACGCTCGTCGTCTCGCTTCTGATGATGGGTATCGGATCGACGCTGATCGGCCTGATCCCGAACTACGACGCGATCGGCGTGTGGGCGCCGATCCTGCTGGTCGCCATGCGGGTGGTGCAGGGCATCGGGCTGGGAGGTGAGGGTGCCGGCGCGACCCTCATGTCGATGGAGCACGCACCCGCCGGGAAGAAGAATCTCTACGCCGGCTTCCCACAGATGGGCACCCCGGCCGGACTCGTTCTCGCGAACGGCATCTTCCTCACGACCAGTTCGGTGATGTCGGACAGCGCGTTCACCTCCTGGGGTTGGCGTATCCCGTTCCTGCTCAGCATCGTGCTCGTCGCGATCGGACTGATCATCCGCCTGCGTGTCACCGAGTCCCCGTCCTTCACCGGCATCGTCGAGAACAACGAGGTGTCCCGGTTCCCGCTCCGCGAGGCACTCGACGTCGGATTCACCCGCCTCATCCTGACGCTGCTCGCGGTCCTCGCGAATTCTGCTGTCGCATACGCGTTCATGGTGTTCTCGCTCGCGTACGGTACGCGGCACCTCGGCTACGACAAGCAGTTCCTGATCCTCAGCGTCACGGCGGCCGCGGTGCTGTGGTTCGCGTCGATCCCCGTGTGGACCAGGGTCGCCGACAAACACGGCCGCCGCACGATGTTCATCGCCGGCTCCGCCGCCATCCTGGTGTGGTGCGTGGTGTTCTTCCCGCTGCTCAACACGGAGAACACAGTCGTCGCCGTGATCGCCTTCCTCGGAATGGGTCTCATCGTTCCGGTGACCCACTGCGTGCAGGGCAGCATCATCGCCGACACGTTCCCCGCCAAGGTGCGGTACTCCGGATCGTCGCTGATCCTGCAGAGCGGCGCCATCCTCGGCGGCGGGCTGGCGCCGCTGATCGCAACCGCGCTGCTCGACGCCACCGGATCGTCCACCGGTGTCACGTGGTACCTCGCGATCATCTGCACCATCAGCCTGTTCGGCGCAATCGCACTGTTCCGCGTGGTTCCGGACTCGTCACGCGGACTGCAGCACGACGAGGAGCCGGCGGCCGTCTCCGCCTGA
- a CDS encoding SDR family NAD(P)-dependent oxidoreductase, with translation MKRFEGRRVLITGAGSGIGQATVARILEEGGIVAAADVSEAGLEVTRERAAAAGTADRLATAVVDISNEDSVRENIGGAIKGLGGLDVLVNAAGILRASHTDKTTLEFWNTVVGVNLTGTFLVTREALPALLESGKGVVVNFSSTSAHFAHPYMAAYAATKGGIRSFTHAIALEYAKQGLRAVAVEPGSIASGMTSAPGFPEDVDPSLIGKLYPWIGDGFAPPEDVAGVIAMLASDDGKFVTGTEIRIDGGTHM, from the coding sequence ATGAAGCGATTCGAAGGCCGTCGAGTACTCATCACCGGCGCCGGATCCGGAATCGGGCAGGCCACCGTCGCCCGCATCCTCGAGGAGGGCGGCATCGTCGCCGCCGCCGACGTGTCCGAGGCCGGGCTCGAGGTGACCCGCGAGCGGGCCGCCGCGGCCGGCACCGCCGATCGGCTGGCCACCGCGGTCGTGGACATCTCGAACGAGGACTCGGTCCGGGAGAACATCGGTGGCGCGATCAAGGGCCTCGGTGGCCTCGACGTGCTGGTCAACGCCGCAGGCATCCTCCGGGCGTCGCACACCGACAAGACCACTCTGGAGTTCTGGAACACCGTGGTCGGGGTCAACCTGACCGGTACGTTCCTGGTCACCCGCGAGGCGCTGCCCGCGCTGCTCGAGTCGGGCAAGGGCGTCGTGGTGAACTTCAGCTCCACCTCCGCTCACTTCGCACACCCCTACATGGCCGCGTACGCCGCCACCAAGGGCGGCATTCGCTCGTTCACCCACGCGATCGCGCTCGAGTACGCCAAGCAGGGCCTGCGTGCCGTCGCTGTCGAGCCGGGCAGCATCGCCTCCGGCATGACCAGCGCCCCGGGCTTCCCGGAGGACGTCGACCCGAGCCTGATCGGCAAGCTCTACCCGTGGATCGGCGACGGCTTCGCGCCGCCGGAGGACGTGGCCGGTGTGATCGCGATGCTCGCGTCCGACGACGGCAAGTTCGTCACCGGCACCGAGATTCGGATCGACGGCGGCACCCACATGTGA
- a CDS encoding DUF4177 domain-containing protein — MSELTTWEYATVPLLTHATKAILDQWGGDGWELVTVLPGPTGEQHVAYLKRPKG; from the coding sequence ATGAGCGAATTGACTACCTGGGAGTACGCGACCGTGCCGCTGCTGACGCACGCCACCAAGGCGATCCTCGACCAGTGGGGCGGGGACGGTTGGGAACTGGTGACCGTGCTCCCCGGCCCGACGGGCGAGCAGCACGTGGCCTACCTCAAGCGTCCGAAGGGCTGA